The following coding sequences lie in one Methylotuvimicrobium alcaliphilum 20Z genomic window:
- the lpxD gene encoding UDP-3-O-(3-hydroxymyristoyl)glucosamine N-acyltransferase, with protein MTLILEELAKHCDAEIVGGDKQCSITSAADIKAAAAGQITILNDPKYAQYFSNSQAAACFIKREALHDDPPEHMALLVCKDPEISFIKAIHLLYPATEFPKQISKHACIADSAMIAHDVYIAPFVSIGEGCLIGEGCEILNGAYIGKDVMLGTNCRIHPNAVIYDRSRIGNNVVIHAGAVIGADGFGYKQRNEQHIKVPHVGNIIIEDDVEIGANTCIDRGTLGSTVIGSGSKIDNLVQIGHNNTIGNNVIICGQTGISGSCTIEDNAILAGSAGIADHVKIGHHAVVMARSGVSNDIAPATQVFGSPAKDRKVAWKELAALTKLPELLKKIKDIEIRLGKLEQ; from the coding sequence ATGACATTAATCCTAGAAGAGTTGGCCAAGCATTGTGATGCGGAAATTGTCGGCGGAGACAAGCAGTGTTCCATTACTTCGGCGGCCGATATCAAAGCGGCTGCCGCTGGACAAATCACCATCTTGAACGATCCCAAATATGCACAATATTTTTCGAATTCCCAGGCGGCCGCTTGTTTTATCAAACGCGAAGCACTTCACGATGATCCGCCGGAGCATATGGCTCTGCTGGTTTGCAAAGATCCCGAGATTAGTTTTATCAAAGCGATTCATCTACTTTACCCGGCGACAGAGTTTCCGAAACAAATTTCGAAACATGCCTGTATAGCCGATTCGGCAATGATAGCTCATGACGTTTATATTGCGCCGTTTGTCAGTATCGGCGAAGGTTGTTTGATCGGCGAGGGTTGCGAGATCCTTAACGGCGCCTATATCGGCAAGGATGTCATGCTGGGCACTAATTGTCGTATTCACCCGAATGCCGTAATTTATGATCGCAGTCGTATCGGTAACAATGTCGTAATACATGCTGGTGCCGTGATCGGTGCGGACGGTTTCGGTTATAAGCAGCGCAATGAGCAGCATATTAAAGTGCCGCATGTCGGCAATATCATTATCGAGGACGATGTCGAAATCGGTGCGAATACCTGTATCGACCGTGGCACATTAGGTTCTACCGTGATCGGTTCGGGGTCGAAGATCGATAATCTGGTGCAAATCGGTCATAACAACACGATCGGCAATAATGTAATTATCTGCGGACAGACCGGTATTTCGGGTTCGTGCACTATCGAAGATAATGCGATTCTGGCAGGCAGCGCAGGTATCGCCGATCATGTCAAAATCGGTCATCACGCTGTCGTGATGGCGCGCTCCGGCGTATCGAACGATATTGCACCGGCTACGCAGGTATTCGGCAGTCCCGCGAAAGATAGAAAAGTCGCTTGGAAAGAGCTGGCTGCATTGACTAAATTGCCGGAATTGCTGAAAAAAATCAAGGATATCGAAATCAGACTCGGCAAACTTGAACAATAA
- a CDS encoding ATP-dependent DNA helicase, with translation MSELEAFFTSSGPLSKVIPGYLPRAAQVEMACAVSDAIEQERHLIAEAGTGTGKTFAYLVPAILSGRKAIVSTGTKNLQDQLFNNDIPVIRKAMSVPFAAALLKGRSNYLCIYRLGNALNSSLGFSKEDAASLTKIKSWSNRTKSGDVAEMPDVPESDPVWFQATSTADNCLGQDCPDYEKCFLVKARKKAQEADILVINHHLLCADWSIREIGFGELLPDAEIVIIDEAHQLADTASNFLGITVGARQLSDLAKDALVEYFKDATDLPELRTACDDLEHQIKDLRLAFGIELKRGEWREIETHPKISSGLSELQEQLQRLTVQLELASVKTKGLESCFKRAEELGHQLRAILEENDGKWIRWYETHKKTFTLSRTPIDIASEFRAFMQQHKATWIFTSATLSVANKFEHFAKSLGLANAEGVSWESPFDYAEQSLFYHPKGLPKPADPNFTRTIVEFALPVLEASRGRAFFLFTSHRALKEAESLLRPKIKYPLLVQGSRPKAILLDEFKRAGNAILLGTASFWEGVDVRGEALSCVIIDKLPFASPSDPVLKARLGAMERQGLNPFLEYQIPAAVIALRQGVGRLIRDVSDRGVLLVCDPRLLKRAYGQMFLDSVPPMRRTRDIEDVRAFFQNERNT, from the coding sequence GTGAGCGAATTGGAAGCGTTTTTTACCAGCAGCGGGCCGTTATCGAAAGTTATTCCCGGTTATTTGCCGCGTGCGGCGCAGGTTGAAATGGCTTGTGCGGTTAGTGATGCGATCGAGCAAGAGCGCCATTTGATCGCCGAAGCCGGCACCGGCACCGGCAAAACTTTCGCTTATCTAGTGCCTGCGATTCTGTCGGGACGCAAAGCGATCGTATCGACCGGTACCAAAAATCTCCAGGATCAATTGTTCAACAACGACATTCCTGTCATTCGCAAAGCGATGAGCGTGCCGTTCGCGGCCGCTTTGCTGAAAGGCCGTAGCAATTATCTGTGTATTTATCGGCTCGGCAACGCACTCAACTCGTCCTTGGGTTTCAGTAAAGAAGATGCGGCGTCGCTGACTAAAATCAAATCGTGGTCCAACCGAACGAAATCGGGCGATGTCGCCGAAATGCCGGATGTGCCGGAAAGCGACCCGGTGTGGTTTCAAGCAACTTCGACCGCCGATAATTGTCTCGGCCAGGACTGTCCCGATTACGAAAAATGTTTTCTGGTCAAGGCGCGAAAAAAAGCCCAGGAAGCCGATATACTGGTTATCAATCACCATTTGTTGTGCGCGGATTGGTCGATTCGCGAAATCGGCTTCGGTGAGTTGCTGCCCGATGCCGAAATTGTGATCATCGATGAGGCGCATCAATTGGCCGATACCGCCTCGAACTTTTTGGGTATCACGGTCGGCGCCCGGCAATTGAGCGATTTGGCTAAGGATGCCTTGGTTGAATATTTCAAGGATGCGACCGATCTACCCGAATTACGCACCGCCTGCGATGATCTGGAGCATCAGATCAAAGATTTACGCTTGGCATTCGGCATCGAACTAAAAAGAGGCGAGTGGCGCGAAATCGAGACTCATCCGAAAATTTCCTCGGGCCTGTCCGAATTGCAGGAACAACTTCAACGTCTGACCGTGCAATTGGAATTGGCGTCGGTCAAGACCAAAGGATTGGAATCTTGTTTCAAACGCGCCGAAGAACTAGGGCATCAACTACGGGCCATTCTCGAAGAGAACGACGGGAAGTGGATACGCTGGTACGAAACCCATAAGAAGACCTTCACGCTCAGCCGGACGCCTATCGACATTGCCTCCGAATTCCGTGCCTTTATGCAGCAGCATAAAGCAACCTGGATATTTACCTCGGCGACTTTGAGTGTTGCGAATAAATTCGAGCATTTCGCGAAAAGTTTGGGGCTTGCGAATGCCGAGGGCGTCAGTTGGGAAAGCCCGTTCGATTACGCCGAGCAGTCGCTGTTTTATCATCCGAAAGGGTTGCCGAAACCGGCCGATCCGAACTTTACCAGGACGATTGTCGAATTTGCGTTGCCGGTGCTCGAAGCGAGCCGGGGGCGGGCGTTTTTTCTGTTTACGAGTCATCGCGCCTTGAAAGAAGCGGAGTCTTTGCTTAGGCCAAAAATCAAATATCCCTTGTTGGTGCAGGGCAGCCGGCCGAAAGCAATCTTGTTGGATGAATTTAAACGGGCCGGTAATGCTATTTTACTGGGCACGGCTAGTTTTTGGGAGGGCGTCGATGTGCGCGGCGAGGCTTTGTCGTGCGTGATTATCGATAAATTGCCGTTCGCCTCGCCAAGCGACCCGGTCTTGAAGGCTCGACTCGGCGCGATGGAGCGGCAAGGTTTGAATCCCTTTTTGGAATACCAGATTCCGGCCGCGGTGATCGCATTGAGACAAGGCGTCGGCCGCTTGATTCGCGATGTCAGCGATCGCGGGGTCTTGCTGGTCTGCGATCCAAGGCTGTTAAAACGCGCCTATGGACAAATGTTTCTCGATAGTGTACCGCCGATGCGGCGAACCCGCGATATCGAGGATGTTCGGGCCTTTTTTCAAAACGAGCGAAATACATGA
- a CDS encoding peroxiredoxin, which produces MTTLSIGTAVPDFEAASTGDKTITLSDFLGKNVVIYFYPKDNTPGCTQEGIAFRDHIDEFNAFNTVILGVSRDSVKVHEGFKCKQAFPFDLLSDKDETLCNLFGVIKMKNMYGKQVRGIERSTFLIDEQGILRHEWRGVKVKNHVAEVLQELKILTQ; this is translated from the coding sequence ATGACAACGCTTAGCATAGGCACCGCCGTGCCCGATTTCGAAGCCGCCTCAACCGGCGATAAAACCATAACGCTCTCCGACTTTTTAGGAAAAAATGTTGTTATCTACTTTTATCCAAAAGATAACACGCCCGGATGTACGCAGGAAGGCATCGCTTTCCGCGACCATATTGACGAATTTAACGCATTTAATACGGTCATTCTCGGCGTTTCACGAGATTCGGTTAAAGTTCACGAAGGCTTCAAGTGCAAACAGGCATTCCCGTTCGACTTGCTGTCCGATAAAGATGAAACCCTGTGCAACTTGTTTGGCGTCATCAAGATGAAGAACATGTACGGCAAGCAAGTCCGAGGCATCGAACGCAGTACTTTTTTAATCGATGAGCAAGGCATCCTAAGACATGAGTGGCGCGGCGTAAAAGTCAAAAACCATGTCGCAGAAGTCCTGCAAGAACTGAAAATCTTGACACAATAA
- a CDS encoding PhoH family protein — MNIQSSPKLKLFVLDTNVLMHDPAAIFRFQEHNIFIPMVVLEELDHSKRGLSEVARNVRQVSRFLDELIQGATSESIEDGFPLSRIEHAPDSDIQFGRLYFQTRQLTSMLPDSMPGHIADNSILVVVLALTQKYPDTNITLVSKDINMRIKAAALGLHAEDYHNDQTLDDIELLYRGSAALESDFWDIHGSKMESWQENDRTFYKLQGPLVSEWYPNQYLYMDNDSDFEAIVRSCDGKSAVLELAHDYRTPHNNVWGITAKNREQNFALNVLLDPEIDFVTLLGTAGTGKTLLALAAGLELTLEEKLYNEIIMTRETIPVGEDIGFLPGTEEEKMAPWMGALMDNLELLGSRSGHNEWQQGATSNLVMNRIKIRSLNFMRGRTFLNRYLIIDEAQNLTSKQMKTLITRAGPGTKIICIGNLGQIDTPYLTATTSGLTYIVDRFKTWPHAAHITLKQGERSRLADYASEIL; from the coding sequence ATGAATATTCAAAGCTCACCAAAACTCAAATTGTTCGTCCTTGACACTAACGTGCTGATGCACGATCCCGCCGCGATTTTCCGTTTTCAGGAACACAACATATTTATTCCAATGGTCGTTCTCGAAGAACTCGATCATAGTAAAAGAGGGCTATCGGAAGTCGCCCGAAACGTCCGCCAAGTCAGCCGTTTTTTGGACGAACTGATTCAGGGTGCGACGTCCGAATCGATTGAAGACGGCTTTCCTCTTTCGCGTATCGAACACGCCCCCGATAGCGACATACAATTCGGACGCCTTTATTTCCAGACCCGCCAACTCACTTCAATGCTTCCCGACTCGATGCCGGGCCATATTGCCGATAATTCGATTCTGGTCGTCGTGCTGGCTTTAACGCAAAAATACCCCGATACCAATATCACTCTGGTGTCGAAAGACATCAACATGCGCATCAAGGCGGCGGCGCTGGGATTACATGCCGAGGATTACCATAACGACCAAACGCTTGACGATATCGAACTACTGTATCGAGGATCGGCCGCTCTCGAGTCGGATTTCTGGGATATTCATGGCAGCAAGATGGAATCTTGGCAGGAAAACGACCGAACATTTTACAAGCTGCAAGGACCTCTCGTTAGCGAATGGTATCCGAACCAGTATTTATATATGGATAACGACAGCGACTTCGAAGCCATCGTCAGAAGCTGCGACGGTAAAAGTGCGGTACTCGAACTAGCGCACGACTACCGAACGCCTCATAACAATGTATGGGGAATCACAGCCAAAAACCGCGAACAGAATTTTGCGCTCAACGTGCTGCTCGACCCGGAGATCGACTTCGTAACGCTTTTAGGCACTGCTGGCACGGGCAAAACCCTATTGGCATTGGCAGCCGGTCTGGAATTAACTCTGGAAGAAAAACTCTACAACGAAATCATCATGACCAGGGAAACCATTCCGGTCGGAGAAGACATCGGCTTTTTGCCCGGTACCGAAGAAGAAAAAATGGCGCCGTGGATGGGGGCTTTAATGGACAATCTAGAGCTATTAGGTAGTCGTTCGGGACACAACGAATGGCAACAAGGCGCGACCAGCAACCTTGTTATGAACCGGATTAAAATTAGGTCGCTCAACTTCATGCGCGGTCGCACCTTCCTAAACCGTTACTTGATCATCGACGAAGCGCAAAATCTGACTTCCAAACAAATGAAAACGTTGATCACCCGAGCAGGCCCCGGGACCAAAATCATTTGTATCGGTAACCTAGGTCAAATCGATACACCCTATTTGACGGCCACCACATCGGGACTCACTTATATTGTCGACCGTTTCAAGACCTGGCCGCATGCCGCGCACATCACCTTGAAACAAGGCGAAAGATCCCGTCTAGCCGATTATGCGTCGGAGATTCTATAA
- a CDS encoding MlaC/ttg2D family ABC transporter substrate-binding protein: MHNRRPLSLLFLLFCLVTTLYPLNAAANLTPPQQIIQNSSDRIQQALSQPIYHNDFAKATQFVDGVVGDFVDMERVAILVLGRHIRQATPAQRQQFIKEFRTLLVRTYTKAFQEYTDWQITFAPQISGEDPTRTIVRTIVNQPGQQPININYRMMKDRSGEWKVFDILIEGVSLVTNYRSTFNREITQTGSIDGVIKMLVDRNRR; this comes from the coding sequence ATGCACAACAGGCGCCCGCTGTCACTACTCTTTTTATTGTTTTGCTTAGTCACGACTTTGTACCCGCTTAATGCCGCAGCTAACCTGACCCCGCCTCAACAAATCATTCAAAACAGCTCGGATAGAATCCAACAGGCGCTCAGCCAGCCTATCTATCACAACGATTTTGCCAAAGCCACACAATTTGTCGATGGCGTAGTCGGCGACTTCGTGGACATGGAGAGAGTCGCGATTTTGGTTTTAGGCCGGCATATCCGTCAAGCCACGCCAGCTCAAAGACAACAATTTATAAAAGAATTTAGAACATTACTGGTACGAACTTATACTAAAGCATTTCAAGAATATACCGACTGGCAGATTACTTTCGCACCCCAGATCAGCGGTGAAGATCCAACCCGAACCATTGTCCGAACTATTGTCAATCAACCGGGCCAACAACCTATTAATATTAACTATCGCATGATGAAAGACAGAAGCGGCGAATGGAAAGTTTTCGATATCCTGATCGAGGGTGTCAGCCTCGTCACTAACTATCGATCGACTTTCAATCGGGAAATTACCCAAACGGGATCTATCGATGGCGTTATCAAGATGTTGGTCGATCGTAACAGACGCTAA
- the fusA gene encoding elongation factor G: MTDLSHYRNIGIFAHVDAGKTTTTERILKLTGKIHKLGEVHEGESTMDFMDQEAERGITIQSAATTCFWKDHRFNIIDTPGHVDFTIEVYRSLKVLDGGVGVFCGSGGVEPQSETNWRYANDSKVARVIYVNKLDRIGADFYRVVKQVENVLGANPIVMTLPIGTEDKFVGVVDLLTEKAWIWDNSGDPLNYEIQDIPSDMVEDVKQWRAELIEKAVEQDDDVMEKYLEGEEPDIDTLKRCIRKGTIELKLFPTYCGSSFKNKGVQLVLDAVVDYLPSPTEVNPQPEVDLEGNETGNFAVVDPNRPLRALAFKIMDDRYGALTFIRIYSGQLGKGTNVLNTFTGKTERIGRIVEMHADSREEVESAQAGDIVAVLGMKNVQTGHTLCDPKDPATLEPMVFPDPVISMAVAPKDKGASEKLGVALGKMIQEDPSFRVETDIDSGETILKGMGELHLDIKVDILRRTHGVDVIVGKPQVAYRETITQRVEDSYTHKKQSGGSGQYGKIDYFIEPGEPGSGFVFESKVVGGNVPKEYWPAIQKGFELSMAKGVLAGYPCLDFKVTLVDGAFHAVDSSAIAFEIAAKAAYRQSIPKAGPQLIEPIMKIDVFTPEDHVGDVIGDLNRRRGMIKSQEAGVTGVRIKAEAPLSEMFGYIGDLRTMTSGRGQFSMEFSHYLPCPKNVADEVIKETLERNAKK; the protein is encoded by the coding sequence ATGACAGACCTATCGCATTACAGAAACATCGGCATCTTCGCTCACGTCGATGCTGGCAAAACCACGACTACCGAGCGTATTTTAAAACTCACTGGAAAAATCCATAAACTAGGCGAAGTTCACGAAGGCGAATCGACCATGGACTTTATGGATCAAGAAGCCGAGCGCGGCATCACGATCCAATCCGCGGCGACGACTTGTTTCTGGAAAGACCATCGATTCAATATCATCGACACCCCGGGCCACGTCGACTTCACGATCGAAGTTTACCGCTCATTGAAAGTTCTCGACGGCGGTGTAGGCGTTTTTTGCGGTTCCGGCGGCGTAGAACCACAATCGGAAACTAATTGGCGTTATGCGAACGACTCTAAGGTTGCCCGTGTCATTTATGTCAACAAACTAGATCGTATCGGCGCCGACTTCTACCGCGTCGTTAAACAAGTCGAAAACGTGTTGGGCGCAAACCCAATCGTCATGACACTTCCAATCGGCACTGAAGATAAGTTTGTCGGCGTGGTCGACCTGTTGACCGAAAAAGCTTGGATCTGGGATAACTCAGGCGACCCACTGAATTACGAAATTCAAGACATTCCGTCCGACATGGTCGAAGACGTCAAACAATGGCGCGCGGAATTGATCGAAAAAGCGGTCGAACAAGACGATGACGTCATGGAAAAATATCTGGAAGGCGAAGAACCCGATATCGATACATTGAAACGTTGTATCCGCAAAGGCACGATCGAACTGAAACTATTCCCGACTTATTGCGGTTCGTCATTCAAAAACAAAGGCGTGCAATTGGTTTTGGACGCGGTCGTCGACTATTTGCCAAGCCCAACCGAAGTCAACCCGCAACCTGAAGTCGACTTGGAAGGCAACGAAACCGGTAATTTCGCGGTCGTCGACCCGAACCGTCCTCTGCGTGCATTGGCGTTCAAAATCATGGACGACCGTTACGGCGCATTGACCTTTATTCGCATTTATTCAGGTCAATTGGGGAAAGGCACGAACGTACTGAACACCTTTACCGGCAAAACCGAGCGTATCGGCCGTATCGTCGAAATGCATGCCGATTCGCGCGAAGAAGTTGAATCTGCACAGGCCGGCGATATCGTCGCGGTATTGGGCATGAAAAACGTCCAAACCGGACATACTTTGTGCGATCCAAAAGATCCGGCTACATTAGAGCCGATGGTATTCCCAGACCCGGTTATCTCGATGGCGGTCGCACCAAAAGATAAAGGCGCGTCCGAAAAATTGGGCGTAGCACTGGGCAAAATGATTCAAGAAGACCCATCCTTCCGCGTAGAAACCGATATCGACAGCGGCGAAACGATCCTGAAAGGCATGGGCGAACTGCATCTCGACATCAAGGTCGATATTCTGCGCAGAACGCACGGCGTCGATGTCATCGTCGGCAAGCCGCAAGTAGCCTACCGCGAAACCATCACGCAACGCGTCGAAGACAGCTACACGCATAAAAAGCAATCGGGCGGTTCCGGTCAATACGGGAAAATCGATTATTTCATCGAACCGGGCGAACCGGGCAGCGGATTCGTTTTCGAATCGAAAGTTGTCGGCGGTAACGTGCCTAAAGAATACTGGCCCGCCATTCAAAAAGGTTTTGAATTGAGCATGGCCAAAGGCGTACTGGCCGGTTACCCTTGCTTGGACTTTAAAGTTACACTTGTCGACGGTGCCTTCCATGCGGTCGACTCATCGGCAATTGCATTTGAGATCGCCGCGAAAGCCGCTTATCGTCAATCGATTCCGAAAGCCGGCCCGCAATTAATCGAGCCGATCATGAAAATCGACGTGTTCACTCCAGAAGATCATGTCGGTGACGTCATCGGCGACTTGAACCGCCGTCGCGGCATGATCAAATCTCAAGAAGCCGGCGTAACGGGCGTTCGCATCAAGGCCGAAGCGCCATTGAGCGAAATGTTCGGTTATATCGGCGATTTGCGCACGATGACTTCAGGCCGCGGACAATTCTCGATGGAATTCTCGCATTATCTGCCGTGCCCGAAAAATGTAGCGGACGAAGTCATTAAGGAAACTTTAGAGCGCAACGCGAAAAAGTAA
- a CDS encoding AI-2E family transporter has product MTSQADFSYFDFLKNSLKRILPNSQAMALLIIILLSLVLVVSLSDFLMPVFAAVVIAYLLEGLVQKAVSLKMPRLVAVHMVFIGFIAVFGFLIFILIPMLSEQAFAFVNHLPEIIKRIQREIIRMLELYPQLLSKERVKEITLIIQEKLLSYGQDLVTMSAASLVGIMTAIVYLFLVPMMVFFFLKDKSVIVGWIGQFMPRDRLLTQNVWMEVNSQIGNYIRGKFAEIIILMSACYITFSSMNLNYAVLLSFLVGLSVIIPYVGATLVTIPVLGVAFFQWGVTTDEFMYVLIAYAVIQTLDGVVLVPLLFSEAVNLHPVAIIVAILFFGGLWGFWGVFFAIPLATVVKAVIRAWPKVGDSGLNTAF; this is encoded by the coding sequence ATGACTTCACAAGCCGACTTTTCTTATTTCGATTTTCTCAAGAATAGTTTAAAACGCATTCTGCCTAATTCTCAGGCAATGGCGCTGCTAATCATCATTCTGTTAAGTTTGGTTTTGGTGGTGTCGTTATCCGATTTTCTGATGCCGGTATTTGCTGCGGTAGTGATTGCCTATTTATTAGAAGGACTGGTGCAAAAGGCTGTATCGCTCAAAATGCCGCGCTTGGTCGCCGTGCATATGGTTTTTATAGGATTTATAGCCGTATTCGGGTTTTTGATTTTTATCTTGATACCGATGCTGTCGGAGCAAGCTTTTGCGTTCGTTAATCATCTTCCTGAAATCATTAAAAGAATTCAGCGTGAAATCATTAGAATGCTGGAGTTGTATCCTCAGTTGTTATCTAAGGAAAGGGTCAAGGAAATTACGTTGATTATTCAAGAAAAATTGTTGAGTTACGGTCAGGACTTGGTCACAATGTCGGCCGCATCGTTGGTCGGGATCATGACGGCAATCGTTTATTTGTTTTTGGTGCCGATGATGGTGTTCTTTTTTTTGAAGGACAAATCGGTCATAGTCGGCTGGATCGGACAGTTTATGCCGCGGGACCGATTGTTGACTCAAAACGTGTGGATGGAAGTGAACAGCCAGATCGGCAACTATATAAGAGGTAAGTTCGCTGAAATCATTATTTTGATGTCGGCTTGTTATATTACTTTTTCATCAATGAACCTGAATTACGCCGTCTTGCTTTCCTTTCTGGTAGGGCTGTCGGTGATTATTCCTTATGTCGGCGCTACCTTGGTCACTATTCCGGTATTGGGCGTGGCATTTTTTCAATGGGGGGTGACGACTGATGAGTTTATGTATGTTTTGATTGCCTATGCTGTCATTCAGACATTAGATGGCGTCGTGTTGGTTCCCTTGCTTTTTTCCGAGGCGGTCAATTTACATCCGGTTGCAATTATCGTGGCTATTTTGTTTTTCGGCGGCTTGTGGGGGTTTTGGGGGGTATTTTTCGCCATTCCGCTGGCTACTGTGGTTAAAGCGGTGATTAGAGCTTGGCCTAAGGTCGGCGATAGCGGATTGAATACGGCTTTTTGA
- a CDS encoding glycine cleavage system protein R — protein sequence MQLAITVLGKRQSQYIEPILAAVSRCKCSIAEIRSTDLAESTAAYMLIEGNWNHIAKLENLLEVLQKQLKIHIHKARQEKSGTPKSGLPYTLEAMSLDQNDIILSIVTFLMERNIAIEEIKAYRYPAAYIQTPVFSTQLIIIIPSEQRLLQLREDFLDFCDQLNLDAILEPIKR from the coding sequence ATGCAACTTGCAATCACCGTACTTGGAAAACGTCAGTCTCAATATATCGAACCTATCCTAGCCGCCGTTAGCCGGTGTAAGTGTAGTATTGCTGAAATACGGTCGACCGACTTGGCCGAATCTACAGCTGCCTACATGTTAATCGAAGGTAATTGGAACCATATTGCCAAACTCGAAAATCTGCTTGAAGTCCTGCAAAAGCAACTAAAAATTCACATTCATAAAGCACGACAAGAAAAATCGGGGACGCCCAAGTCCGGCCTGCCCTATACTCTCGAAGCGATGAGTCTGGATCAAAACGATATCATCCTGTCTATCGTAACCTTTCTCATGGAACGTAACATCGCAATAGAGGAAATCAAAGCCTACCGCTACCCAGCTGCCTATATTCAAACACCGGTTTTTTCGACACAGCTCATCATTATCATTCCATCGGAACAACGTTTGTTGCAACTTCGCGAGGATTTCCTCGATTTTTGCGATCAACTGAATCTCGATGCCATTCTCGAACCCATTAAACGCTAA
- a CDS encoding flavohemoglobin expression-modulating QEGLA motif protein — MAHSSYRERLLALSDRLIQIQKPIQILDSIKWPRNFREQFFAGDSQFLPPADREFYQHQALSFDAVSVYAALKDLSRDITKNLGYNDSLGSILQDTVSQYMRVIDLLHSRGTPDFLIHSHALYGSARDHLLGDNKTLLELGERLCAIFSLPGAKHLNRAHPKEINAETAVVSLRQRLSSHFDDGALSVVLSDGIVSDASAGGDKIKINNNAWFSELDLKVLEVHEGWVHVGTTLNGRLQPWATWLSVGSPRITATQEGLAVLIETLTFSSFPDRARRISDRVIAIDLAEQGADFIEVYRYFLERDVSPHDSYTIAQRVFRGGMVEGGACFTKDLSYVRGFIELVNFIRSATLEGVPELLPMLFAGKVTLDDIPILYEHYLDGLIAEPKYLPPMFRDLNGLYVWFGFASGIAQINIENVQAHFNQLFQNLPRTPNQASEDTEID; from the coding sequence GTGGCTCATTCATCCTATCGGGAACGCCTGCTGGCACTTTCCGACCGTCTCATTCAAATTCAAAAACCAATTCAAATCCTCGATTCAATTAAATGGCCGCGCAATTTTCGCGAACAATTTTTCGCCGGCGACTCTCAATTTCTTCCGCCCGCCGACCGTGAATTCTATCAACATCAAGCGCTAAGCTTCGACGCAGTCAGCGTATACGCCGCGCTGAAGGACTTAAGTCGAGACATTACTAAAAACTTGGGATACAACGATTCGCTCGGCTCGATTCTGCAAGATACGGTTAGTCAATACATGCGCGTGATCGATTTATTACATAGCCGCGGCACTCCCGATTTTTTAATCCATAGCCACGCACTTTACGGTTCGGCGCGAGATCATTTACTCGGCGACAATAAAACCCTTTTGGAACTCGGTGAACGATTATGCGCCATTTTTTCGTTGCCCGGAGCCAAACATCTTAACCGCGCTCACCCGAAAGAAATAAATGCCGAAACCGCAGTAGTGTCGCTGAGACAACGCCTATCAAGCCATTTCGACGACGGCGCCTTGAGCGTCGTTTTGAGTGATGGCATCGTATCCGATGCCTCGGCCGGCGGGGATAAAATCAAAATCAATAATAACGCTTGGTTTTCCGAGCTCGATTTGAAAGTCTTGGAAGTGCATGAAGGGTGGGTACATGTCGGCACCACATTGAACGGAAGATTACAACCTTGGGCCACCTGGCTTAGCGTCGGTTCGCCGCGCATCACCGCGACACAAGAAGGTTTGGCCGTTTTGATCGAAACCCTAACGTTCAGCTCTTTTCCCGATCGCGCTAGACGCATCAGCGACCGAGTCATTGCGATCGACCTTGCCGAACAAGGCGCCGATTTCATTGAAGTTTACCGTTACTTCCTGGAACGGGACGTAAGCCCTCATGACAGTTACACGATCGCTCAGCGCGTGTTTCGCGGCGGCATGGTCGAAGGCGGCGCTTGCTTCACGAAAGACCTATCCTATGTCCGAGGCTTTATTGAATTAGTCAACTTCATCCGTAGCGCAACGCTGGAAGGTGTGCCGGAACTTTTGCCCATGCTGTTCGCCGGCAAGGTCACGCTGGACGACATCCCTATCCTTTATGAACACTACTTGGATGGCTTAATTGCAGAGCCAAAGTACCTGCCACCTATGTTTAGGGATCTCAACGGGCTTTATGTTTGGTTCGGTTTTGCCTCGGGCATCGCGCAAATCAACATCGAAAATGTACAGGCTCATTTCAATCAGCTATTTCAAAATCTACCAAGAACGCCAAATCAAGCGTCTGAAGATACCGAAATCGATTAA